A portion of the Diprion similis isolate iyDipSimi1 chromosome 4, iyDipSimi1.1, whole genome shotgun sequence genome contains these proteins:
- the LOC124405940 gene encoding uncharacterized protein LOC124405940: MNANYYRSLLMPENEVNMQNGEKYLRELNLIFPDRAVPHQGSVAAGNIFPPLHVCIVTSRGTKRDKFYVISSTDLKKFLRKLRHDDARAFILSADSKGSTTLEIVGGSLAIRGWIPIYQIFPVTEFFANEEVNLEPKSQTMEKNANTSVKHQKRGPQSFKQAEEVGLIGSRIWTPPELTILLHEYKKREFLYDMKNVNYRNKFAREQALKEIADILCKVRPQTTAMDVKLKFNILRTQYHAELSKEKKCAESGKFHLSTLWFMDHIKFVRGHNRREIYGRRETESSSENKSFEPLSQVNYEDQASLSEDCFVENDEKYDEFEDKEANTEDPLSTVKKRPTPSDVKTEMVFLDTESEMTSDFPDDKEDEDDGSSLPVISSATSTLHQKRSGKTDEEGEKPRKAESSNEVAKEIPVRTSEEDLFGQIVAKKLKKITNPRKRADAELKIFSILHSAFIDELDT; this comes from the exons ATGAATGCCAATTATTATCGATCACTGCTCATGCCGGAGAATGAAGTGAACATGCAGAAtggggaaaaatatttgcgaGAATTGAATC TGATATTTCCTGACAGAGCCGTTCCGCACCAGGGGTCGGTAGCCGCGGGAAATATATTTCCACCCTTGCATGTTTG TATTGTAACATCGCGAGGGACAAAAAGGGATAAATTTTACGTTATAAGCTCAACCGATCTAAAGAAATTTCTAAGGAAGCT acgcCACGACGATGCGCGAGCTTTTATTTTATCCGCTGACAGTAAGGGTAGCACGACCCTCGAAATTGTGGGGGGAAGTTTAGCCATTCGAGG ttggATCCCcatatatcaaatatttccCGTCACTGAATTTTTTGCCAACGAAGAGGTTAACTTGGAACCGAAATC acaaaCGATGGAGAAGAACGCTAACACGAGTGTAAAACACCAGAAAAGAGGTCCACAATCATTTAAGCAGGCGGAAGAAGTCGGACTTATCGGCAGCAG AATCTGGACCCCACCGGAATTGACGATACTATTGCACGAGTATAAAAAACGGGAGTTCCTTTACGACATGAAGAACGTAAACTACCGCAACAAGTTCGCGCGTGAACAGGCCCTCAAGGAAATCGCGGATATTTTATGCAAAGTAAGACCTCAAACGACCGCGATGGAcgtcaaattgaaattcaacattttgagGACTCAGTATCACGCCGAGTtgtcgaaagagaaaaaatgcgCCGAAAGTGGAAAG tTTCACTTATCGACCCTTTGGTTCATGGATCACATAAAATTTGTGAGAGGTCACAACCGTCGTGAAATATACGGCAGACGTGAAACCGAATCGTCGTCGGAGAACAAAAGTTTCGAG CCACTGTCTCAGGTCAATTACGAGGATCAAGCCAGTCTGTCCGAAGATTGCTTCGTTGAAAATGACGAGAAGTACGATGAGTTTGAGGACAAGGAGGCCAATACGGAGGATCCGTTGTCCACGGTGAAAAAACGGCCAACCCCATCGGACGTTAAAACGGAAATGGTGTTTCTGGACACGGAAAGTGAGATGACGTCCGATTTTCCCGACGACaaagaggacgaggacgacggATCTAGTCTGCCGGTTATCAGCTCGGCGACGTCGACCTTGCACCAAAAGAGAAGCGGGAAAACGGACGAGGAAGGTGAAAAACCCCGGAAGGCCGAGAGCTCGAATGAAGTCGCCAAGGAAATTCCGGTTCGGACTTCCGAGGAGGATCTATTCGGCCAAATTgttgcgaaaaaattaaagaagatAACCAACCCGAGAAAACGAGCCGACGCTGAGCTCAAAATATTTAGCATTTTACACTCGGCTTTCATCGATGAGCTCGAtacgtga